The Achromobacter deleyi genome has a window encoding:
- a CDS encoding PAS domain-containing sensor histidine kinase, translating into MPSAPKSNIPTPFHDHARNRRRGVYWVTPAMVLILYICVMAVFFWLQRIHDDSVMFVTIDQEMRQQRLIWVVLALSCVIVISLLMLWRYTRFRSTAEAALIAETGFRRAMENSMSTGMRVLDMEGRIAYVNPAFCRMIGWNEADLIGRSPPFPYWVPGRHEQHQHTLDVLMSGKTPSSGLEVEAQRRDGSRFTARMYVSPLLDPNGNQIGWMTSMTDITEPKRIREALTAAHERFMTVLEGLDDAISVTADTHDGLELLFANRTYRRVFGAQTGGHDELLAGRRGRFTDESVEVFAPSVQRWFEVHHRMLAWTDGRRVRMQVARDITERRGHEEASRVQQEKIQLTSRLTTMGEMASSLAHELNQPLTAIANYSMGAVALVKAGHTSPNMLLPALEKAASQAERAGKIISRIREFVKRSEPRRQRVAIGRIVDNAIGFAEIDARKRRIRIDSFVPSNAPDVLADPILIEQVLLNLLKNGLEAMEKSESDELKVAVILHDQHIEVAVVDRGHGLAEPERLFEPFFSTKTQGLGMGLNICRTIIESHHGRLWADPNPAGGTIFRFTLPCAASQTQAQNDQSEELHA; encoded by the coding sequence GATCGACCAGGAAATGCGCCAGCAGCGCCTGATCTGGGTGGTGCTGGCCCTGTCCTGCGTGATCGTCATCAGCCTGCTGATGCTTTGGCGCTACACGCGCTTTCGCTCCACCGCCGAAGCCGCCCTGATCGCCGAAACCGGATTCCGCCGCGCCATGGAGAACTCCATGTCCACCGGCATGCGCGTCCTGGACATGGAAGGCCGCATCGCCTATGTGAATCCCGCGTTCTGCCGCATGATCGGCTGGAACGAAGCCGACCTGATCGGCCGCAGCCCGCCCTTTCCCTATTGGGTGCCGGGCCGCCACGAACAGCACCAGCACACGCTGGACGTGCTGATGTCGGGCAAGACGCCCAGCAGCGGCCTGGAAGTCGAGGCGCAGCGCCGCGACGGCTCGCGCTTCACGGCGCGCATGTATGTGTCGCCCCTGCTGGATCCCAACGGTAACCAGATCGGCTGGATGACCTCCATGACCGACATCACCGAACCCAAGCGCATCCGCGAGGCCCTGACCGCCGCGCACGAGCGCTTCATGACCGTGCTGGAAGGCCTGGACGACGCCATTTCCGTCACCGCCGACACCCACGACGGGCTGGAACTGCTGTTTGCCAACCGCACCTACCGCCGCGTGTTCGGCGCGCAGACGGGCGGGCACGACGAACTGCTGGCCGGCCGCCGCGGCCGCTTCACCGACGAATCGGTCGAAGTGTTCGCGCCGTCCGTGCAGCGCTGGTTCGAAGTCCACCACCGCATGCTGGCCTGGACGGACGGCCGCCGGGTGCGCATGCAGGTGGCGCGCGACATCACCGAGCGCCGCGGCCACGAAGAAGCGTCGCGCGTGCAGCAGGAAAAGATCCAGCTCACCAGCCGCCTGACCACGATGGGCGAAATGGCCTCGTCGCTGGCGCACGAACTGAACCAGCCGCTGACGGCCATCGCCAACTACAGCATGGGCGCGGTCGCGCTGGTCAAGGCCGGCCACACCAGCCCCAACATGCTGCTGCCCGCGCTGGAAAAGGCTGCCTCGCAAGCCGAGCGCGCCGGCAAGATCATCAGCCGCATCCGCGAATTCGTGAAGCGCAGCGAGCCGCGCCGCCAGCGCGTGGCCATCGGCCGCATTGTCGACAATGCCATCGGCTTTGCCGAAATCGACGCCCGCAAGCGCCGTATCCGCATCGACAGCTTCGTGCCGTCGAACGCGCCGGACGTGCTGGCCGATCCCATCCTGATCGAGCAGGTGCTGTTGAACCTGCTGAAGAACGGGCTGGAAGCCATGGAAAAGAGCGAGTCCGACGAGCTTAAGGTTGCCGTAATTCTTCACGATCAGCATATCGAGGTGGCCGTGGTCGACCGGGGCCATGGCCTGGCCGAACCCGAGCGCCTGTTCGAACCGTTCTTCAGCACCAAGACCCAGGGCCTGGGCATGGGGCTGAATATCTGCCGTACCATTATTGAATCGCACCACGGTCGCCTGTGGGCGGATCCAAACCCCGCCGGCGGTACTATCTTCCGCTTTACCCTGCCCTGCGCTGCGTCCCAGACGCAGGCCCAGAATGATCAGTCCGAGGAGTTGCACGCATGA
- a CDS encoding response regulator transcription factor: MNTPHLSSTVFIVDDDEAVRDSLRWLLEANGYRVRAYASGESFLEDYDASQIGVLIADVRMPGMSGLELQEQLILRNAPLPIVFITGHGDVPMAVSTMKKGAVDFLEKPFNESDLREIVARMLEQATQRVSKHQAQKDHEAMLARLTAREQQVLERIVAGRLNKQIADDLGISIKTVEAHRANIMEKLEVTTVADLMKVALAKPEAHA; this comes from the coding sequence ATGAACACGCCCCACCTGTCGAGCACGGTATTCATTGTTGACGACGACGAAGCGGTCCGCGATTCGCTGCGCTGGCTATTGGAAGCCAACGGCTACCGCGTTCGCGCATACGCCAGCGGCGAATCGTTCCTGGAAGACTACGATGCCAGCCAGATCGGCGTGCTGATCGCCGACGTGCGCATGCCCGGCATGAGCGGCCTGGAACTGCAGGAGCAGCTGATCCTCCGCAATGCGCCGCTGCCCATCGTGTTCATCACGGGCCACGGCGACGTGCCCATGGCCGTGTCCACGATGAAGAAGGGCGCTGTCGACTTCCTGGAAAAGCCTTTCAATGAATCCGACCTGCGCGAGATCGTCGCGCGCATGCTGGAGCAGGCCACACAGCGCGTGAGCAAGCACCAGGCCCAGAAGGATCACGAAGCCATGCTGGCGCGCCTGACCGCGCGCGAGCAACAGGTGCTGGAGCGCATCGTCGCCGGCCGCTTGAACAAGCAGATCGCCGACGACCTGGGCATCAGCATCAAGACCGTCGAGGCGCATCGCGCCAACATTATGGAAAAACTTGAAGTGACCACCGTTGCTGATTTGATGAAAGTGGCCTTGGCCAAACCCGAGGCTCATGCATGA
- the folD gene encoding bifunctional methylenetetrahydrofolate dehydrogenase/methenyltetrahydrofolate cyclohydrolase FolD, which translates to MTARIIDGAALSLRIREEVAQRVSALAAKGTRPGLAVVLVGADPASQVYVRNKVAACEKAGLHSVKEQYPAEMTEAELLARIAILNQDPSIHGILVQLPLPKHMDSHKVIEAIAAEKDVDGFHISNAGLLMTGQPLFRPCTPYGVMKMLESEGVTLRGAEAVIVGASNIVGKPMAMLLLQAGATITICNSKTRDLAAQTRRADVLVVATGKPGMIDGSMIKPGAVVIDVGINRGADGKLCGDVDFASAKDVAGAITPVPGGVGPMTIAMLLVNTVEAAERAAA; encoded by the coding sequence ATGACCGCTAGGATTATTGACGGCGCGGCCTTGTCGCTGCGCATTCGCGAAGAAGTGGCCCAGCGCGTTTCCGCCCTGGCCGCCAAGGGAACCCGCCCCGGCCTGGCCGTGGTGCTGGTGGGCGCGGACCCCGCGTCGCAGGTGTATGTCCGCAACAAGGTCGCGGCCTGCGAGAAGGCCGGCCTGCATTCCGTGAAAGAGCAGTACCCGGCCGAGATGACCGAGGCCGAACTGCTGGCCCGCATCGCCATCCTGAACCAGGATCCGTCCATCCACGGCATCCTGGTGCAGTTGCCGCTGCCCAAGCACATGGACTCCCACAAGGTCATCGAGGCCATCGCGGCCGAGAAGGACGTGGACGGGTTCCATATCAGCAACGCAGGCCTGCTCATGACCGGCCAGCCGCTGTTCCGTCCCTGCACGCCGTATGGCGTGATGAAGATGCTGGAATCGGAAGGCGTGACCCTGCGCGGCGCCGAAGCCGTGATCGTGGGCGCCAGCAACATCGTCGGCAAGCCCATGGCCATGCTGCTGCTGCAGGCGGGCGCCACCATCACCATCTGCAACTCCAAGACGCGCGACCTGGCGGCGCAAACCCGCCGCGCCGACGTGCTGGTGGTTGCCACGGGCAAGCCCGGCATGATCGACGGTTCGATGATCAAGCCTGGCGCCGTCGTCATCGACGTGGGCATCAACCGCGGCGCGGACGGCAAGCTGTGCGGCGACGTGGACTTTGCCTCCGCCAAGGACGTGGCCGGCGCCATCACGCCCGTGCCGGGCGGCGTGGGCCCCATGACCATCGCCATGCTGCTGGTCAATACCGTCGAAGCGGCGGAACGGGCTGCCGCCTGA
- a CDS encoding M3 family metallopeptidase, producing MTQNPLLAPVSDLVDYAAVTPGHIVPAVEELLGIARQAVDHAADPALAPTWEAVVEPLDTASERLWRAWSVAGHLNAVVNTPELREAYNAALPLVTEFSTWVGLHEGLYKQYQRLAAAPDFASWTPVRRRIVEMALRDFRLSGVELQGADRERYAEISDREAQASQKFSENVLDSIDAWSLLVEDEARLAGIPADVQAAARAAAEEDGKPGWKLTLKMPCYLPVMQYAQDRSLREALYRGYGTVASEQGEAKLDNSPLIEELLALRAEESGLLGLGTFAALRLQTRMARDAKEVTVFLRDLAARAKPYAQRDLAELKDYATGELGLDSLQPWDVAYASERLRESRYAYSEDEVKQYFTEPRVLAGLFDVIQTLFDVRLTETPVSSWHDDVRGVRVESPKGELIGHLYLDLYARSGKQNGAWVDSERTRRVVAGQVQTPIAYLTCNFSRPNGDRAAVLTHDDVITLFHETGHALHALLSEVDEPGAAAFASVEWDAIELPSQFMENFCWEWAVVQKLSAHVDTGEPLPRALYDRLVAARNYQSGMQTVRQIEFALFDMLMHDRAKGASISEVLALLQEVREEVAVLFPPAWHRLPHAFSHLFAGGYGAGYYSYKWAEVLSADAYEAFEEAAAKQAGNALGTLDPETGARFRREVLAVGGSRPAAESFAAFRGRAPRIDALLRHSGMTAG from the coding sequence ATGACCCAGAACCCCCTGCTCGCTCCCGTCTCCGATCTGGTCGATTACGCGGCCGTCACGCCCGGGCATATCGTGCCCGCCGTCGAGGAGTTGCTGGGCATTGCCCGCCAGGCCGTCGACCACGCCGCCGACCCCGCGCTCGCGCCCACCTGGGAAGCCGTGGTGGAACCGCTGGATACCGCGTCCGAGCGCCTGTGGCGCGCCTGGTCGGTTGCCGGCCACCTGAACGCCGTCGTCAATACGCCGGAGCTGCGCGAGGCCTATAACGCCGCCCTGCCCCTGGTGACCGAATTCTCGACCTGGGTCGGCCTGCATGAAGGCCTGTACAAGCAATACCAGCGCCTGGCCGCGGCCCCCGATTTCGCGTCGTGGACGCCGGTGCGCCGCCGCATCGTGGAAATGGCCTTGCGCGACTTCCGCCTGAGCGGCGTCGAGCTGCAGGGCGCCGACCGCGAACGCTACGCCGAGATTTCCGACCGCGAGGCCCAGGCCTCGCAGAAGTTCTCGGAAAACGTGCTGGACTCCATCGACGCCTGGTCGCTGCTGGTGGAGGACGAAGCCCGCCTCGCCGGTATCCCGGCCGACGTGCAGGCCGCCGCCCGCGCCGCCGCCGAAGAGGATGGCAAGCCGGGCTGGAAGCTCACGCTGAAGATGCCGTGCTACCTGCCCGTCATGCAGTACGCGCAGGACCGCTCGCTGCGCGAGGCGCTGTACCGCGGCTACGGCACGGTGGCATCCGAGCAGGGCGAGGCCAAGCTCGACAACTCCCCCCTCATCGAAGAATTGCTGGCCCTGCGCGCCGAGGAATCGGGCCTGCTGGGCCTGGGCACCTTCGCCGCGCTGCGGCTGCAGACGCGCATGGCGCGCGATGCCAAGGAGGTCACCGTTTTCCTGCGCGACCTGGCCGCCCGCGCCAAGCCCTATGCCCAGCGCGACCTGGCGGAACTGAAGGACTACGCCACCGGGGAACTGGGCCTGGACAGCCTGCAGCCCTGGGACGTGGCCTACGCGTCCGAACGCCTGCGCGAATCGCGCTACGCCTATTCGGAAGACGAGGTGAAGCAGTACTTCACCGAACCGCGCGTGCTGGCGGGCCTGTTCGACGTCATCCAGACCCTGTTCGACGTGCGCCTGACGGAAACGCCGGTGTCCTCCTGGCACGACGATGTGCGCGGCGTGCGCGTGGAAAGCCCCAAGGGCGAGCTCATCGGCCACCTGTACCTGGACCTGTACGCGCGCTCGGGCAAGCAGAACGGCGCCTGGGTCGACAGCGAGCGCACCCGCCGCGTCGTGGCCGGCCAGGTGCAGACCCCCATCGCCTACCTGACCTGCAACTTCTCGCGCCCGAATGGCGATCGCGCCGCCGTACTGACGCACGACGACGTCATCACCCTGTTCCATGAGACCGGCCACGCCCTGCATGCCCTGCTGTCCGAAGTCGACGAGCCCGGCGCCGCTGCGTTCGCCAGCGTGGAATGGGACGCCATCGAACTGCCTTCGCAGTTCATGGAGAACTTTTGCTGGGAATGGGCGGTGGTGCAGAAGCTGTCCGCCCACGTGGACACGGGCGAGCCCTTGCCCCGCGCGCTCTATGACCGCCTGGTCGCCGCCCGCAACTACCAGAGCGGCATGCAGACCGTGCGCCAGATCGAATTCGCGCTCTTCGACATGCTGATGCATGACCGCGCCAAGGGTGCTTCGATTTCCGAAGTGCTGGCGCTGCTGCAGGAAGTCCGCGAGGAAGTCGCCGTACTGTTCCCGCCAGCCTGGCATCGCCTGCCGCACGCCTTCTCGCACCTTTTCGCGGGCGGCTACGGCGCGGGCTATTACAGCTACAAGTGGGCGGAAGTGCTGTCCGCGGACGCCTACGAGGCCTTCGAGGAAGCCGCCGCAAAGCAGGCTGGCAACGCCTTGGGCACGCTGGACCCCGAAACCGGCGCCCGGTTCCGCCGCGAAGTGCTGGCCGTGGGCGGTTCGCGCCCGGCGGCCGAGTCGTTCGCCGCGTTCCGCGGCCGCGCCCCGCGCATCGATGCGCTGCTGCGCCACAGCGGCATGACGGCAGGCTGA
- a CDS encoding SCO family protein, translating to MRHLISGRAWRGLLLALCVFLAACGDRNVDWTLYNVKGHLPDLKFSLPGAGGKTVSSDDLKGKTVLLFFGYASCPDICPTTMAQLTAVLQNLGDKAQNVRILFVSVDPHRDTPDILQAYVNAFNNNAIGVTGDERQIADLARRYRVAYQIEKPRPGDDADMYEVTHSRGVYIFDNEGRARLLASDTDSIEALTKDVRQLIDITS from the coding sequence ATGCGACACCTCATTTCCGGCCGCGCCTGGCGCGGGCTGTTGTTGGCTCTGTGCGTGTTTCTTGCCGCCTGCGGCGACAGGAACGTCGATTGGACGCTCTATAACGTGAAGGGTCATCTGCCCGACCTGAAGTTCTCGCTCCCCGGCGCGGGCGGCAAGACGGTCAGCAGCGATGATCTCAAGGGCAAGACGGTACTGCTGTTCTTCGGCTACGCCAGTTGCCCGGACATCTGCCCGACGACCATGGCGCAACTGACGGCCGTGCTGCAGAACCTGGGCGACAAGGCCCAGAACGTGCGCATCCTGTTCGTCAGCGTCGATCCGCACCGCGACACCCCCGACATCCTGCAGGCCTACGTCAACGCCTTCAACAACAACGCCATCGGCGTGACCGGCGACGAAAGGCAGATAGCGGACCTGGCCCGCCGCTACCGCGTGGCCTACCAGATCGAAAAGCCCCGCCCCGGCGACGACGCCGACATGTACGAAGTCACGCACAGCCGCGGCGTGTACATTTTCGACAACGAGGGCCGCGCCCGCCTGCTGGCCTCCGACACCGACAGCATCGAGGCGCTGACCAAGGACGTGCGCCAGCTCATCGACATCACCTCCTGA
- a CDS encoding GlsB/YeaQ/YmgE family stress response membrane protein, translated as MSIIIMIIVGFIVGLIARAIMPGDQNMGIIMTTILGIIGAVVAGFLGQSLGWYAPNEPAGWIGSVVGAIIVLFVVGLIAKKRA; from the coding sequence ATGAGCATCATCATCATGATCATCGTCGGGTTCATCGTGGGCCTGATCGCCCGCGCCATCATGCCCGGGGACCAGAACATGGGGATCATCATGACCACCATTCTGGGCATCATCGGCGCCGTCGTCGCCGGCTTCCTGGGCCAGTCCCTTGGCTGGTATGCCCCGAACGAGCCCGCAGGCTGGATCGGGTCCGTCGTGGGCGCGATCATCGTGCTGTTCGTGGTGGGCCTGATCGCCAAGAAACGCGCCTGA
- the adeC gene encoding AdeC/AdeK/OprM family multidrug efflux complex outer membrane factor has product MKFQMRTLLSVSLAAALAGCSLAPTYERPDAPIDTAYPTGPAYNAVPAAAPGALSTADIGWRDFFGDDPLLQQLIEQSLANNRDLRVAALNVEAARAQYRIQRADLMPSVGVAGQGSAQRTPGDLSSSGQATTSHSYQVGAAMSAWELDLFGRIRSLSDQALETYLALDETRTATQLALIAEVANAYLTLRADQELVGLTRDTLKSQEDSFKLTQQSYDQGLSTALDLSQAEVSLRTAQRNLSQYTRQAAQDRNALVLLVGQPMSPELTAGLDGAVKLDDGMLPTTLPAGLPSDLLARRPDIRAAEHQLKGANANIGAARAAFFPTISLTGSAGTASSSLGGLFEGGSGAWSFVPQITVPIFAGGSLLAGLDLAKVQKNIQVAQYEKSIQTGFREVADALAGRGTLDEQIQAQRLLVDANQRAYDASEQRFRQGIDDYLSVLDSQRSLYSSQQALVDTRLARLSNLVNLYKVLGGGWTERTAAAPATPAG; this is encoded by the coding sequence ATGAAATTTCAGATGAGAACCTTGCTGTCTGTTTCCCTGGCGGCGGCCCTGGCGGGCTGCTCGCTGGCCCCCACGTACGAACGGCCGGACGCGCCGATCGACACCGCCTATCCCACGGGTCCGGCCTACAACGCGGTCCCGGCGGCCGCGCCGGGCGCCCTGTCCACCGCGGATATCGGCTGGCGCGATTTCTTCGGTGATGATCCGCTGCTGCAGCAACTGATCGAACAGTCGCTGGCCAATAACCGCGACCTGCGCGTGGCAGCGCTGAACGTCGAGGCCGCGCGCGCGCAGTACCGCATCCAGCGCGCCGACCTGATGCCCAGCGTGGGCGTCGCGGGCCAGGGTTCGGCCCAGCGCACACCGGGAGACCTGTCGTCCAGCGGGCAGGCCACCACCAGCCACAGCTACCAGGTGGGCGCCGCCATGTCCGCCTGGGAACTGGACCTGTTCGGTCGGATCCGCAGCCTGAGCGACCAGGCGCTGGAAACCTATCTGGCGCTGGACGAGACGCGCACCGCAACCCAGCTGGCGCTGATCGCCGAGGTGGCCAACGCCTATCTGACGCTGCGCGCCGATCAGGAGCTCGTGGGCCTGACTCGCGACACGCTCAAGAGCCAGGAAGACTCCTTCAAGCTCACGCAGCAAAGCTACGACCAGGGCCTGTCCACCGCGCTCGACCTGAGCCAGGCGGAAGTGTCGCTGCGAACCGCCCAGCGCAACCTGTCGCAATACACGCGCCAGGCCGCGCAGGACCGCAACGCGCTGGTGCTGCTGGTGGGCCAGCCCATGTCGCCCGAACTGACGGCCGGATTGGACGGCGCGGTCAAGCTGGACGACGGCATGCTGCCGACCACGCTGCCCGCCGGCCTGCCGTCGGACCTGCTGGCCCGCCGTCCGGACATCCGCGCGGCCGAGCACCAGTTGAAGGGCGCCAACGCCAATATCGGCGCGGCGCGCGCGGCGTTCTTCCCGACCATCAGCCTGACGGGCTCGGCCGGCACGGCCAGCTCCAGCCTGGGCGGCCTGTTTGAGGGCGGCTCCGGCGCCTGGAGCTTCGTGCCCCAGATCACGGTGCCGATCTTCGCGGGCGGCTCGCTGCTCGCCGGCCTGGATCTGGCCAAGGTGCAGAAGAACATCCAGGTCGCGCAATACGAGAAGTCGATCCAGACGGGGTTCCGTGAAGTCGCGGATGCCCTGGCCGGCCGCGGCACCCTGGACGAGCAGATCCAGGCGCAGCGCCTGCTGGTGGACGCCAACCAGCGCGCCTATGACGCGTCGGAGCAGCGTTTCCGTCAGGGCATCGACGACTACCTGAGCGTGCTGGATTCGCAGCGTTCGCTGTACTCCTCGCAGCAGGCCCTGGTCGACACACGCCTGGCCCGCCTGTCCAACCTGGTCAATCTGTACAAGGTGCTGGGCGGCGGCTGGACCGAGCGCACGGCGGCCGCGCCCGCCACGCCTGCAGGCTGA
- a CDS encoding efflux RND transporter permease subunit: protein MAKFFIDRPVFAWVIAIVLMMAGALSILQLPVAQYPNIAPPAIGIAVTYPGASAQTVQDTVVQVIEQQMNGLDGLQYISSESNSDGSMSITLTFKQGTNPDTAQVQVQNKLALAQPLLPQEVQQQGIRVTKATKNFLIVAGFVSTDGTMTKDDLADYVASYVQDPISRTQGVGDFQLFGSQYAMRIWLDPAKLVNYGLTTVDVVAAIKEQNVQVSSGQLGGLPSVRGQQLNATIIGPSRLEKAEDFGRILLKVNTDGSQVRLGDVSRIELGGQTYAIDSFYNGKPASGLAVKLAPGANALDTAQAVRDTINNLKPYFPPGMDVVYPYDTTPFVSLSIHEVFKTLVEAIILVFLVMYLFLQNFRATLIPTLAVPVVLLGTFGVLAVFGYSINTLTMFGMVLAIGLLVDDAIVVVENVERVMAEEGLTPKQATRKSMSQITGALIGIAMVLAAVFIPMAFFGGSTGVIYRQFSITIVSSMVLSVLVAIVFTPALCATLLKPIPKGHHGAKRGFFGWFNRAFERSSNGYANTVARGLNRTKRLMVVYLALVIAMGWMFTRIPTAFLPAEDQGILFAQIQTPAGATAESTKAVIDDATKYLLNEEKDAVTSVFAVNGFNFGGRGQNASILFIKLRDWEERGDAKLKAGAVAARANAHFAKTERRAQLFVVPPPSVMELGNVTGFDFQLMDRAGVGHEKLLAARNQLLGEAAKSPVLVGVRPNGIEDAPQYQLDIDREKARALGVAVSDINSTLATAWGSSYVNDFIDRGRVKKVFAQGEASSRMLPEDLNKWYVRNNAGDMVPFSAFSKATWSFGPQKLNRYNGVPSYNIQGQAAPGYSSGAAMEEMERLAAKLPVGVGFEWTGLSFEERLSGAQAPALYAISLIVVFLCLAALYESWTIPSAVMLVVPLGIIGALLATLMRGLSNDVYFQVGLLTTIGLAAKNAILIVEFAKEHYEAGASLTESAIHAARQRLRPILMTSLAFILGVTPLAISTGAGSGSQNAIGTGVIGGMLTGTFLAIFFVPAFFVIMLRVFKVKRMSENLDKHDTSAKGPQDVSVEGQP from the coding sequence ATGGCAAAGTTTTTTATCGATAGGCCGGTTTTTGCCTGGGTGATCGCGATCGTGCTGATGATGGCCGGCGCGCTGTCCATCCTGCAGTTGCCGGTCGCCCAGTATCCCAACATCGCGCCGCCGGCCATCGGCATCGCGGTGACCTACCCGGGCGCGTCCGCGCAGACCGTGCAGGACACCGTGGTGCAGGTGATCGAACAGCAGATGAACGGCCTGGACGGATTGCAGTACATCTCGTCGGAAAGCAATTCCGACGGCAGCATGTCCATCACGCTGACCTTCAAACAGGGCACCAACCCCGACACCGCGCAGGTGCAGGTCCAGAACAAGCTCGCGCTGGCGCAGCCGCTCCTGCCGCAGGAAGTGCAGCAGCAGGGCATCCGCGTCACCAAGGCCACGAAGAACTTCCTGATCGTGGCGGGCTTCGTGTCCACCGACGGCACGATGACCAAGGACGACCTGGCCGATTACGTCGCGTCCTACGTCCAGGATCCCATCAGCCGCACGCAGGGCGTGGGCGACTTCCAGCTCTTCGGCTCGCAGTACGCGATGCGCATCTGGCTGGATCCGGCCAAGCTCGTCAACTACGGCCTGACCACCGTCGACGTGGTGGCCGCGATCAAGGAACAGAACGTCCAGGTATCGTCCGGGCAACTGGGCGGCTTGCCGTCCGTGCGCGGCCAGCAGCTCAACGCCACGATCATCGGACCCTCGCGCCTGGAGAAGGCCGAGGACTTCGGCCGCATCCTGCTGAAGGTCAATACCGACGGTTCGCAGGTGCGCCTGGGCGATGTTTCGCGCATCGAGCTTGGCGGACAGACCTACGCCATCGACAGCTTCTACAACGGCAAGCCCGCTTCGGGCCTGGCGGTCAAGCTGGCCCCTGGGGCCAACGCGCTGGATACGGCGCAGGCGGTGCGCGACACCATCAACAACCTGAAGCCTTACTTCCCGCCGGGCATGGACGTCGTCTATCCGTACGACACGACGCCGTTCGTCAGCCTGTCGATCCATGAAGTGTTCAAGACGCTGGTGGAAGCCATCATCCTGGTCTTCCTGGTGATGTACCTGTTCCTGCAGAACTTCCGCGCCACCCTCATCCCCACGCTGGCCGTGCCGGTGGTGTTGCTGGGCACGTTCGGCGTGCTGGCGGTGTTCGGATACTCCATCAACACCCTGACCATGTTCGGCATGGTGCTGGCCATCGGCCTTCTGGTGGACGATGCCATCGTGGTGGTGGAAAACGTGGAGCGCGTGATGGCCGAAGAGGGCCTCACGCCCAAGCAGGCGACACGCAAGTCCATGAGCCAGATCACCGGCGCGCTGATCGGCATCGCCATGGTGCTGGCCGCCGTGTTCATTCCCATGGCGTTCTTCGGCGGCTCCACCGGCGTGATCTATCGCCAGTTCTCGATCACCATCGTGTCCTCCATGGTGTTGTCGGTGCTCGTGGCCATCGTCTTCACGCCGGCCCTGTGCGCGACGCTGCTCAAGCCCATCCCCAAGGGCCATCATGGCGCGAAGCGGGGCTTCTTCGGCTGGTTCAACCGCGCGTTCGAACGCAGCAGCAACGGCTACGCCAACACCGTGGCGCGCGGCCTGAACCGCACCAAGCGGCTGATGGTGGTCTATCTGGCCCTGGTCATCGCCATGGGCTGGATGTTCACCCGCATTCCCACCGCGTTCCTGCCGGCCGAGGACCAGGGCATCCTGTTCGCCCAGATCCAGACGCCCGCCGGCGCCACCGCCGAAAGCACCAAGGCCGTCATCGACGACGCCACCAAGTACCTGCTGAACGAAGAAAAGGACGCCGTCACCTCGGTGTTCGCGGTCAACGGCTTTAACTTCGGCGGCCGCGGGCAGAACGCATCCATCCTGTTCATCAAGCTGCGCGACTGGGAAGAACGCGGCGACGCCAAACTGAAGGCCGGCGCCGTGGCGGCGCGCGCCAACGCGCACTTCGCCAAGACCGAACGCCGCGCCCAACTGTTCGTGGTGCCGCCGCCGTCCGTGATGGAACTGGGCAACGTCACCGGCTTTGACTTCCAGCTGATGGACCGCGCTGGCGTGGGCCATGAAAAGCTGCTTGCCGCGCGCAACCAGCTGCTGGGCGAAGCCGCGAAGAGTCCGGTCCTGGTGGGCGTGCGCCCCAACGGCATCGAAGATGCGCCGCAATACCAGCTGGACATCGACCGCGAGAAGGCGCGCGCGCTTGGCGTGGCCGTGTCGGACATCAACAGCACGCTGGCCACCGCATGGGGTTCGTCGTACGTCAACGACTTCATCGACCGCGGCCGCGTGAAGAAGGTGTTCGCGCAGGGCGAGGCATCGTCGCGCATGCTGCCGGAAGACCTGAACAAATGGTATGTGCGCAACAACGCCGGCGACATGGTGCCGTTCTCGGCATTCTCCAAGGCCACCTGGAGCTTCGGCCCGCAAAAGCTGAACCGCTACAACGGCGTGCCGTCCTACAACATCCAGGGCCAGGCGGCGCCGGGCTACAGCTCGGGCGCGGCCATGGAAGAAATGGAACGGCTGGCGGCCAAGCTGCCGGTGGGCGTGGGCTTTGAATGGACGGGCCTGTCCTTCGAAGAGCGCCTGTCCGGCGCCCAGGCGCCCGCGCTCTACGCGATCTCGCTGATCGTGGTGTTCCTGTGCCTGGCGGCGCTGTATGAAAGCTGGACCATTCCGTCCGCGGTCATGCTGGTGGTGCCGCTGGGGATCATCGGGGCATTGCTCGCAACGCTGATGCGGGGCCTGTCCAATGACGTGTACTTCCAGGTGGGCCTGCTCACGACAATCGGGCTGGCGGCCAAAAACGCCATCCTGATCGTGGAATTCGCCAAGGAGCACTATGAGGCGGGCGCCAGCCTGACGGAATCGGCCATCCATGCCGCCCGCCAGCGTCTGCGTCCCATCCTGATGACGTCCCTGGCGTTCATCCTGGGCGTGACCCCGCTGGCGATCTCGACCGGCGCGGGCTCGGGCAGCCAGAACGCGATCGGCACCGGCGTCATCGGCGGCATGCTGACCGGCACCTTCCTGGCGATCTTCTTTGTCCCGGCCTTCTTCGTGATCATGCTGCGCGTGTTCAAGGTCAAGCGCATGAGCGAAAACCTCGACAAGCACGACACCAGCGCCAAGGGACCGCAGGACGTGTCCGTGGAAGGACAACCGTAA